Proteins from a genomic interval of Streptomyces fodineus:
- a CDS encoding non-ribosomal peptide synthetase: MLGDGIPLTAAQAGIWFAQQLDPKNPIYNAAEYLEIRGAIDADVFEQALRRLVREAEALRMRVVEDGEGLWQIADPDPRWTLQRLDLRHEEDPETAAEQWMRETLAEPVDPRHDLLFRFALLRVATDRYLWFYRYHHVTVDGFAVALLARRAADLYTALAAGREPAPSGFGPVADLVEADAAYRRGERFAADREFWRERLAGCPEPAGLSDRTPVMAHGLVRRTSFLTTDGLERLRDTAREVGVTWPATMMTAAALYLQRSTGADEVVLGVPVSCRLGRAARSVPGMVSNVVPLRVPVTQGLTLAALLEQVSAELRAVMKHQHYRYEDLVRDRNLLGGGGRLTGPEINIMMFDYGLTFGDAPAVVHNLSIGPSDDLSLIVYERSDGRGLQVDFDANPALYSGEQLAAHQHRFIGFLQRLADAGPDTPVGHIDLLDATERDLVVRAHNDTAHPVPDTTLTELLEQQARRTPGAPALRFEDSTLTYRELHARADRLAHLLRASGVGPESIVALAVPRSPDLVTALLAVVKAGAAYLPVDPDYPAERIRFMLGDARPALLLTTATTAAGLPGELSVPLLVLDADDTADRLAAQPGTPPAGPAPAGDHPAYVIYTSGSTGRPKGAVVPHRAIANRLLWMQHRYGLGADDRVLQKTPSGFDVSVWEFFWPLITGAALVVARPEGHKDPRYLAELIRAERITTTHFVPSMLQVFLEEPAAARCTGLRRVICSGEALPEELQNRFFRVLPRVGLYNLYGPTEAAVDVTCWECAPGAGPVPIGHPIWNTRTYVLDPALRPAAPGTPGELYLAGVQPARGYLGRPGLSAERFVADPYGPPGSRMYRTGDLARWSDHGALVYLGRTDDQVKIRGLRIELGEIETALARHPGIRHTAVVTREDQPGEKRIVAYVVPSDGTAPGTDELRRELAAHLPDHMIPAAFVGLPELPVTPNGKLDRRALPAPDLATAGTGRAPGNPREELVCHLFADVLGLPRTGMDDNFFALGGHSLLATRLINRVRETFGAELTIRSVFEAPTPALLAARIAGGDRHEDPLDVVLPLRPHGSRPAVFCVHPAGGLGWCYAGLIRHLDPDVPVYALQARGLDGTGPLPGSFHEMAADYIEQIRRIQPHGPYHLLGYSSGGIAAHVIACALQAAGEEVGLLAILDTYPGQTLAELGEQEILADLLRWVGYDRRYLGKKPLRHDKVVQILRRLGSSLASLEPHHIAAIGRVYANGRDLVHEFVPDRFDSDVTVLVASLDKVDISPTPETWRPYVGGDITAHYLERSHNDLMKPAALAEIGRILAAELRRIEAAAPQPSPAGV, translated from the coding sequence ATGCTTGGAGACGGTATACCGCTGACCGCGGCCCAGGCCGGAATCTGGTTCGCCCAGCAGCTGGACCCGAAGAACCCGATCTACAACGCGGCCGAATACCTGGAGATACGCGGGGCCATCGACGCCGACGTCTTCGAGCAGGCGCTGCGCCGCCTCGTACGGGAGGCCGAGGCACTGAGGATGCGCGTCGTCGAGGACGGCGAGGGCCTGTGGCAGATCGCCGACCCCGACCCGCGGTGGACGCTTCAGCGGCTGGACCTGCGGCACGAGGAGGACCCGGAGACGGCGGCGGAGCAGTGGATGCGCGAGACCCTCGCCGAGCCCGTCGACCCGCGCCACGACCTGCTGTTCCGTTTCGCGCTGCTGCGCGTGGCCACCGACCGGTACCTGTGGTTCTACCGCTACCACCACGTGACCGTGGACGGCTTCGCCGTCGCCCTGCTCGCCCGGCGCGCCGCCGACCTGTACACCGCGCTCGCCGCGGGCCGGGAACCCGCGCCGAGCGGATTCGGGCCCGTCGCCGACCTGGTCGAGGCCGACGCCGCGTACCGCCGCGGTGAACGCTTCGCCGCCGACCGCGAGTTCTGGCGCGAGCGGCTGGCCGGCTGCCCCGAGCCGGCCGGCCTGTCCGACCGTACGCCGGTCATGGCCCACGGCCTGGTCCGCCGTACCTCCTTCCTGACCACGGACGGCCTGGAACGGCTGCGGGACACCGCCCGCGAGGTGGGCGTGACCTGGCCGGCCACGATGATGACCGCCGCGGCCCTGTATCTGCAGCGCTCCACCGGAGCCGACGAGGTGGTCCTCGGCGTCCCCGTCTCCTGCCGACTCGGCCGCGCCGCCCGGTCGGTGCCGGGCATGGTCTCCAACGTGGTGCCGCTGCGGGTGCCCGTCACCCAGGGCCTGACCCTGGCCGCCCTCCTGGAGCAGGTCTCGGCGGAACTGCGCGCGGTGATGAAGCACCAGCACTACCGGTACGAGGACCTGGTCCGCGACCGCAATCTGCTGGGCGGCGGCGGACGGCTCACCGGCCCCGAGATCAACATCATGATGTTCGACTACGGGCTCACGTTCGGCGACGCCCCCGCCGTCGTGCACAACCTCTCCATCGGCCCCTCCGACGACCTCTCGCTGATCGTGTACGAGCGCTCCGACGGCCGCGGCCTCCAGGTCGACTTCGACGCCAACCCCGCCCTGTACTCCGGCGAGCAGCTCGCCGCCCACCAGCACCGCTTCATCGGCTTCCTGCAGCGGCTGGCCGACGCCGGCCCCGACACCCCCGTCGGGCACATCGACCTCCTGGACGCCACCGAGCGCGACCTGGTGGTACGGGCCCACAACGACACGGCCCACCCGGTGCCGGACACCACCCTGACCGAGCTGCTCGAACAGCAGGCCCGGCGCACCCCCGGGGCCCCGGCGCTGCGCTTCGAGGACAGCACGCTGACCTACCGCGAGCTGCACGCCCGCGCCGACCGGCTCGCCCACCTGCTGCGCGCGAGCGGCGTCGGCCCGGAGAGCATCGTGGCGCTGGCCGTGCCCCGCTCCCCGGACCTGGTCACCGCCCTGCTCGCGGTGGTCAAGGCGGGCGCCGCCTATCTGCCCGTGGACCCCGACTACCCGGCCGAGCGCATCCGGTTCATGCTCGGCGACGCCCGCCCCGCGCTGCTGCTGACCACCGCGACGACGGCGGCGGGACTGCCCGGCGAACTGTCCGTGCCCCTGCTCGTCCTGGACGCCGACGACACCGCCGACCGGCTCGCGGCCCAGCCCGGCACCCCGCCCGCCGGCCCGGCGCCGGCCGGCGACCACCCGGCGTACGTCATCTACACCTCCGGCTCCACCGGCCGCCCCAAGGGCGCCGTCGTCCCCCACCGGGCCATCGCCAACCGGCTGCTGTGGATGCAGCACCGCTACGGACTCGGCGCCGACGACCGCGTCCTGCAGAAGACACCCTCCGGATTCGACGTCTCCGTCTGGGAGTTCTTCTGGCCGCTGATCACCGGCGCCGCCCTCGTCGTCGCCCGCCCCGAGGGGCACAAGGACCCCCGTTACCTGGCCGAGCTCATCCGGGCCGAGCGGATCACCACCACCCACTTCGTCCCCTCCATGCTCCAGGTCTTCCTGGAGGAACCCGCCGCCGCCCGCTGCACCGGACTGCGCCGGGTGATCTGCAGCGGCGAGGCCCTCCCCGAGGAGCTGCAGAACCGCTTCTTCCGGGTGCTGCCGCGCGTCGGGCTCTACAACCTGTACGGCCCCACCGAGGCGGCCGTCGACGTCACCTGCTGGGAGTGCGCACCCGGCGCCGGACCCGTGCCCATCGGCCACCCCATCTGGAACACCCGCACCTACGTCCTCGACCCCGCCCTGCGCCCGGCCGCGCCCGGCACCCCCGGAGAGCTCTACCTCGCCGGAGTCCAGCCGGCCCGCGGCTACCTCGGCCGGCCCGGCCTGAGCGCCGAACGGTTCGTCGCCGACCCCTACGGTCCGCCCGGATCGCGGATGTACCGCACCGGCGACCTCGCCCGCTGGAGCGACCACGGCGCGCTCGTCTACCTCGGCCGCACCGACGACCAGGTCAAGATCCGCGGCCTGCGCATCGAACTCGGCGAGATCGAGACCGCCCTCGCCCGGCACCCGGGCATCCGCCACACCGCCGTCGTCACCCGCGAGGACCAGCCCGGCGAGAAACGCATCGTCGCCTACGTCGTACCGTCCGACGGCACCGCACCCGGCACCGACGAACTGCGCCGCGAACTCGCCGCGCACCTGCCCGACCACATGATCCCCGCCGCCTTCGTCGGCCTCCCCGAACTGCCCGTCACCCCCAACGGCAAGCTGGACCGGCGCGCGCTGCCCGCCCCCGACCTCGCCACCGCCGGCACCGGACGCGCCCCCGGCAACCCCCGCGAGGAGCTGGTCTGCCACCTCTTCGCCGATGTGCTCGGACTGCCCCGCACCGGCATGGACGACAACTTCTTCGCCCTCGGCGGCCACTCCCTGCTCGCCACCCGCCTGATCAACCGGGTCCGCGAGACCTTCGGCGCCGAACTGACCATCCGCAGCGTCTTCGAAGCCCCCACCCCCGCCCTCCTCGCGGCCAGGATCGCCGGCGGCGACCGGCACGAGGACCCGCTCGACGTCGTACTGCCGCTGCGCCCGCACGGCAGCCGCCCCGCCGTCTTCTGCGTGCACCCCGCCGGCGGCCTCGGCTGGTGCTACGCCGGACTCATCCGCCACCTCGACCCGGACGTCCCCGTCTACGCCCTCCAGGCCCGCGGCCTGGACGGCACCGGCCCGCTGCCCGGCTCCTTCCACGAGATGGCCGCCGACTACATCGAGCAGATCCGCCGCATCCAGCCGCACGGCCCCTACCATCTGCTCGGCTACTCCTCGGGCGGGATCGCCGCCCACGTCATCGCCTGTGCCCTCCAGGCCGCCGGCGAGGAGGTCGGGCTGCTCGCCATCCTCGACACCTACCCCGGGCAGACCCTCGCCGAACTGGGCGAACAGGAGATCCTCGCCGACCTGCTGCGCTGGGTCGGATACGACCGCCGCTACCTCGGCAAGAAACCGCTGCGGCACGACAAGGTCGTCCAGATCCTGCGCAGGCTCGGCAGCTCCCTCGCCAGCCTGGAACCCCACCACATCGCGGCCATCGGCCGGGTGTACGCCAACGGACGCGACCTCGTCCACGAGTTCGTGCCCGACCGGTTCGACTCGGACGTCACCGTCCTGGTCGCCTCGCTCGACAAGGTCGACATCTCACCCACCCCCGAGACCTGGCGCCCCTACGTCGGCGGCGACATCACCGCCCACTACCTGGAGCGCAGCCACAACGACCTGATGAAACCCGCGGCCCTCGCCGAGATCGGCCGGATCCTCGCGGCCGAGCTGCGGCGCATCGAGGCCGCGGCCCCCCAGCCGTCCCCCGCCGGCGTCTGA
- a CDS encoding MbtH family protein → MATNPFEDDGARYYVLINDEGQYSLWPAFAEVPAGWTVRHGAADRQECLDHINEYWTDMRPASLVRAMGG, encoded by the coding sequence ATGGCCACCAATCCCTTCGAGGACGACGGCGCACGCTACTACGTACTCATCAACGACGAGGGCCAGTACTCCCTGTGGCCCGCGTTCGCCGAGGTGCCGGCCGGCTGGACCGTGCGGCACGGCGCGGCGGACCGGCAGGAGTGCCTCGACCACATCAACGAGTACTGGACGGACATGCGGCCGGCCAGTCTGGTCCGCGCCATGGGCGGCTGA
- a CDS encoding 2-hydroxychromene-2-carboxylate isomerase, whose translation MARRGPRWYFSFRSPYSWMAYRDLLDHYPDVAEGLEWLPFWEPDQPALDELERGNVRLPYVPMSKEKHLYILQDVRRLARARGLEMVWPVDPAPRWEVSHLAYLAAEELGAGRAFIAETYRARWERGEDISDPRTMARIGRDIGVDPFVLEHAHDDPGIREKGLQALNSLHRDGVFGVPFFIVGFDKYWGVDRLPGFIDSVRSKAAA comes from the coding sequence ATGGCACGACGCGGACCGCGCTGGTACTTCTCCTTCCGCAGTCCCTACTCCTGGATGGCCTACCGGGACCTGCTGGACCACTACCCGGACGTCGCCGAGGGCCTGGAGTGGCTGCCGTTCTGGGAGCCCGACCAGCCGGCCCTGGACGAACTGGAGCGCGGCAACGTCAGGCTGCCGTACGTCCCCATGTCGAAGGAGAAGCACCTGTACATCCTCCAGGACGTGCGCCGCCTCGCCCGGGCGCGCGGCCTGGAGATGGTCTGGCCGGTGGACCCCGCGCCGCGCTGGGAGGTCTCGCACCTCGCCTATCTCGCCGCCGAGGAACTCGGCGCCGGGCGCGCGTTCATCGCCGAGACCTACCGGGCGCGCTGGGAGCGCGGCGAGGACATCTCCGATCCCCGGACGATGGCCCGCATCGGCCGGGACATCGGCGTCGATCCGTTCGTCCTGGAACACGCGCACGACGATCCCGGCATTCGGGAGAAGGGCCTTCAGGCGCTGAACTCACTGCACCGGGACGGGGTGTTCGGCGTTCCCTTCTTCATCGTCGGATTCGACAAGTACTGGGGCGTCGACCGACTGCCCGGATTCATCGACTCGGTACGGTCGAAGGCCGCCGCCTGA
- the fabG gene encoding 3-oxoacyl-[acyl-carrier-protein] reductase, with protein sequence MTESSNRVALVTGGSRGIGRATVRALARDGFDVAFCYRSDDTAARTLEKEGEEYGVRIAGTRVDVADGAAVRAWVEAAEADLGALDAVVTAAGITRDNPLVLMTDDQWRQVMDTNLDGVYHVCRAAVFGMMKRRGGAVVNISSVAGVHGHATQTNYSASKAGIIGFSRALAKETGRAGIRVNAVAPGFIDTDMVAEMNDKARGEALAAVPLRRMGTAEEVADLVAYLVSDRAAYITGAVLQIDGGITL encoded by the coding sequence ATGACTGAGAGCAGCAACCGGGTGGCGCTCGTCACCGGCGGCTCGCGCGGCATCGGGCGGGCCACCGTCCGCGCGCTCGCCCGCGACGGCTTCGACGTCGCCTTCTGCTACCGCTCGGACGACACCGCGGCCCGCACCTTGGAGAAGGAGGGCGAGGAGTACGGCGTCCGGATCGCCGGCACCCGCGTGGACGTCGCCGACGGCGCCGCCGTACGGGCCTGGGTCGAGGCGGCCGAAGCGGACCTGGGCGCCCTCGACGCCGTCGTCACCGCCGCCGGCATCACCCGCGACAACCCGCTCGTCCTCATGACCGACGACCAGTGGCGGCAGGTGATGGACACCAACCTCGACGGCGTCTACCACGTCTGCCGTGCCGCGGTCTTCGGCATGATGAAGCGGCGCGGCGGAGCCGTCGTCAACATCTCGTCTGTCGCCGGGGTCCACGGCCACGCCACCCAGACCAACTACTCCGCCTCCAAGGCCGGGATCATCGGCTTCTCCCGGGCCCTGGCCAAGGAGACCGGGCGGGCGGGCATCCGGGTCAACGCCGTCGCCCCCGGCTTCATCGACACCGACATGGTCGCCGAGATGAACGACAAGGCCCGGGGGGAAGCCCTCGCCGCCGTACCGCTGCGCCGCATGGGCACCGCCGAGGAGGTCGCCGACCTGGTCGCCTACCTGGTCTCGGACCGGGCCGCGTACATCACCGGCGCCGTGCTGCAGATCGACGGCGGCATCACCCTCTGA
- a CDS encoding 3-hydroxyacyl-ACP dehydratase FabZ family protein: MTGQREIRARLPHRFPMLLVDRLVDVVPGERLVALKAVTCNEPWYEKLGPETPDRDFAYPPALLVESWCQAAGVLATWDAPNPDVLRGQVMLFGGMTGVAFHRPVLPGEVLEHRVRLDRRVDDTVLFEGECHSAGEPVMTVERIVMAFRPASALRPEGA, encoded by the coding sequence ATGACCGGCCAGCGCGAGATCCGGGCCCGGCTGCCGCACCGCTTCCCGATGCTGCTGGTGGACCGGCTCGTCGACGTCGTACCCGGCGAGCGGCTGGTCGCCCTGAAGGCGGTCACCTGCAACGAGCCCTGGTACGAGAAACTCGGCCCCGAAACCCCCGACCGGGACTTCGCCTACCCGCCCGCGCTCCTGGTGGAGTCCTGGTGCCAGGCCGCCGGCGTCCTCGCCACCTGGGACGCCCCCAACCCGGACGTGCTGCGCGGCCAGGTGATGCTCTTCGGCGGGATGACCGGTGTCGCCTTCCACCGCCCGGTGCTGCCCGGCGAGGTCCTGGAGCACCGCGTCCGGCTGGACCGCAGGGTCGACGACACCGTGCTGTTCGAGGGCGAGTGCCACTCCGCGGGCGAACCGGTGATGACCGTGGAACGCATCGTCATGGCCTTCCGCCCCGCCTCCGCCCTGCGCCCCGAAGGCGCCTGA
- a CDS encoding 3-hydroxyacyl-ACP dehydratase FabZ family protein, protein MTGASPLAGAVEVLPGDGEFATAARFTVDAAETVLPGHYPGFPIFPGVCLVECTHQGALATAPDGAKGTALAAVESTRFTGPVFPGDRVDIAMAWQRTPDGDWQCRARLSTARGPAASVRLRYARRPAGEAAA, encoded by the coding sequence ATGACCGGCGCCAGTCCGCTCGCGGGGGCCGTGGAGGTGCTCCCCGGCGACGGGGAGTTCGCCACCGCGGCCCGCTTCACGGTGGACGCCGCCGAGACCGTGCTGCCCGGCCACTACCCCGGCTTCCCGATCTTCCCCGGCGTCTGCCTCGTGGAGTGCACCCACCAGGGTGCCCTCGCCACCGCCCCCGACGGCGCCAAGGGCACCGCGCTGGCCGCCGTGGAGTCGACCCGGTTCACCGGACCGGTCTTCCCCGGCGACCGGGTCGACATCGCCATGGCATGGCAGCGGACCCCGGACGGCGACTGGCAGTGCCGGGCCAGGCTCAGCACCGCGCGCGGACCGGCCGCGAGCGTCCGGCTGCGCTACGCCCGCCGGCCGGCCGGGGAGGCGGCGGCATGA
- a CDS encoding acyl carrier protein, whose protein sequence is MLDKEELRALVAQVLDVDVTEVTDDARFVDDLEVDSLMALEVVVILEKKYGIKLPESDLKQIVTLQSAYDLLLGKLGMARVA, encoded by the coding sequence GTGCTGGACAAGGAAGAACTGCGCGCCCTCGTGGCGCAGGTGCTCGACGTCGACGTCACCGAGGTGACCGACGACGCCCGGTTCGTCGACGACCTGGAGGTCGACTCCCTGATGGCCCTCGAGGTCGTCGTGATCCTGGAGAAGAAGTACGGCATCAAGCTGCCGGAGTCCGACCTGAAGCAGATCGTCACCCTGCAGAGCGCCTACGACCTGCTGCTCGGCAAGCTCGGCATGGCGCGGGTGGCCTGA
- a CDS encoding beta-ketoacyl synthase N-terminal-like domain-containing protein has translation MTTLVTDTGHPVITAWSAVSPYGIGRDAYAAGLRERRGTVTGLGPEHGTTPDGVGCVVPGFGVREVLGKKGTRSMDRVTGLAVTAVGALLDDAERNRAVGTGEGAAFTLGTTTGSAQSMMDFTRDSLTGEQPFFVDPARFPNTVMNCAAGQSAIWYQLKGPNATIAGGRAAGLHALNYARRLLGSGRARTVLCGAAEEFSPARAWLEHRCLDGTDSADSAEGAVPPLGEGCAMLLVEPRAPEDAGQPVLAEILAVELGVVLDGADPRPALVTCLRSALHRAGATPADVAAVARSGAPGRAGGAETEAVHEVLGTAGPADLTPAPLIGDTGAAAAAFQAAALLAFAADRPQQAAGRIGVITSVDRTGSVGCALLRLR, from the coding sequence ATGACCACTCTCGTCACGGACACCGGCCACCCGGTGATCACCGCCTGGTCGGCCGTGTCGCCGTACGGCATCGGCAGGGACGCGTACGCCGCGGGTCTGCGCGAGCGGCGCGGCACCGTCACCGGCCTCGGCCCCGAGCACGGCACCACCCCCGACGGCGTCGGCTGCGTCGTACCCGGCTTCGGCGTGCGCGAGGTGCTCGGCAAGAAGGGCACCCGGTCCATGGACCGGGTCACCGGGCTCGCGGTCACCGCCGTCGGCGCACTGCTCGACGACGCCGAGCGCAACCGGGCCGTGGGGACCGGCGAGGGCGCCGCGTTCACCCTCGGCACCACCACCGGCAGCGCCCAGTCGATGATGGACTTCACCCGGGACTCGCTCACCGGCGAGCAGCCCTTCTTCGTCGACCCGGCGCGCTTCCCCAACACCGTGATGAACTGCGCCGCCGGGCAGAGCGCCATCTGGTACCAGCTCAAGGGCCCCAACGCGACCATCGCCGGTGGCCGCGCGGCGGGCCTGCACGCCCTCAACTACGCGCGGCGGCTGCTCGGTTCGGGCCGCGCACGCACCGTGCTGTGCGGGGCGGCCGAGGAGTTCTCACCGGCCCGCGCCTGGCTGGAGCACCGCTGCCTCGACGGTACCGACAGCGCCGACAGCGCCGAGGGGGCGGTCCCGCCGCTCGGCGAGGGCTGCGCGATGCTCCTGGTCGAACCGCGGGCCCCCGAGGACGCCGGGCAGCCCGTGCTCGCCGAGATCCTCGCCGTCGAGCTCGGCGTCGTCCTCGACGGCGCCGACCCGCGCCCGGCCCTCGTGACCTGCCTGCGCTCCGCGCTGCACCGGGCCGGTGCCACGCCCGCCGACGTGGCGGCCGTCGCCCGCTCCGGCGCGCCCGGCCGCGCGGGCGGAGCCGAGACCGAGGCGGTGCACGAGGTGCTCGGCACCGCGGGCCCCGCCGACCTGACGCCCGCCCCGCTGATCGGCGACACGGGCGCCGCCGCGGCCGCCTTCCAGGCCGCCGCCCTCCTCGCGTTCGCCGCGGACCGGCCGCAGCAGGCGGCCGGCCGCATCGGCGTGATCACCTCCGTGGACCGCACCGGCAGCGTCGGCTGCGCCCTGCTCCGGCTGCGCTGA